In one Sporomusa sphaeroides DSM 2875 genomic region, the following are encoded:
- a CDS encoding serine hydrolase: MLRKLIPICTALIIALSGVTVSASPALEKEIMNDLKQFNGQVGVYAKNLKTKKTIKYNQDTVFPTASTSKLIVALATYKYLYPKAPSYKQNEYDQAIDLMIKVSDNNTFNKLLNEFDTTKKDGFNKVQRDLRLNKTKIHNEQAFKKYNYHSVTTPYEMSKVLESIYKEKYVDKKNVRRLKNNLANTIFHDEIPRYMQVPVFHKVGELDDVLCDVGIVQDGHEPILISFYTRTGNHSYSSDFIANVSAKLYNALRR, translated from the coding sequence ATGTTAAGAAAACTTATCCCAATATGTACTGCACTTATTATTGCTCTGTCAGGCGTAACCGTCAGTGCATCACCGGCTTTGGAAAAAGAAATAATGAATGATTTGAAACAGTTTAACGGACAAGTTGGCGTATACGCCAAAAACTTAAAAACGAAAAAAACGATAAAATATAACCAGGATACGGTTTTTCCTACGGCCTCCACAAGTAAGCTGATTGTGGCTTTGGCTACATACAAATATCTTTATCCCAAAGCGCCGTCCTATAAACAAAATGAGTATGATCAAGCCATTGATCTAATGATAAAAGTAAGTGATAACAATACGTTTAACAAATTACTGAATGAGTTTGATACAACCAAAAAAGACGGATTTAATAAAGTCCAGCGGGATTTACGGTTAAATAAGACGAAAATCCATAATGAACAGGCGTTTAAAAAATACAATTATCATAGCGTAACAACACCTTATGAAATGTCCAAGGTTCTTGAGTCCATATACAAGGAAAAATATGTTGACAAAAAAAATGTGCGGCGGTTAAAAAATAACCTGGCCAACACAATCTTCCACGATGAGATTCCCCGCTATATGCAGGTACCAGTATTTCATAAAGTGGGGGAGCTGGATGATGTGCTTTGTGATGTGGGTATTGTTCAGGACGGACATGAGCCAATTTTAATTAGTTTTTACACCCGCACAGGTAACCATAGCTATTCCAGTGACTTTATTGCAAATGTATCAGCAAAACTCTACAATGCGTTACGGAGGTAA
- a CDS encoding GntP family permease — translation MELFAILLSLILLMFFSFRGYSIILFAPLFAVLAAAASNFSLMPVYTEIFMTKAAEYFKMYFSIFLLGAIFAKVMEEGGLALTIAGTIANKLGKENAILAVILGCAFLTYGGISVFVVVFVMYPFASALYREANIPKRFIPAALWLGTFTFSMGAFPGSPQIQNIIPTAFFGTTTWAAPLLGLSSGLAVFFLGWAWLIYRQRQAVALNEGYGEHTVNEPEDRAEGQLSNHTLAFLPLIVVILANLYLSNPFQWSWAYHWNEEILLSVKVLKLSLLSTSVDKVRAIWSLNIALILGILFAIYIGREQFRRTGGIAASLNRGVNSSLVAVLNTASGYGYGSVVASLAGFQVIKSFLMDIKIGAGPLVSEVITVNIMAAITGSASGGLTIALGMLGADYLNWAHATNVPVDVLHRFAALASSGLDSMPHNGGLITVMAVCGLTHKQSYYDLFIITVIKTLLIFIFIALYITVGNF, via the coding sequence GTGGAACTGTTTGCAATACTACTAAGTTTGATCTTACTAATGTTCTTTTCTTTCCGAGGTTACTCTATTATCTTGTTCGCTCCGCTGTTTGCCGTTTTGGCTGCTGCAGCCAGTAATTTTAGTCTGATGCCGGTATATACGGAAATCTTTATGACTAAGGCGGCCGAATACTTTAAAATGTATTTTTCGATTTTTTTACTGGGTGCCATTTTTGCTAAAGTTATGGAAGAGGGTGGGCTGGCGCTGACAATTGCCGGAACTATAGCTAATAAACTAGGTAAAGAGAATGCTATACTTGCGGTGATACTAGGGTGTGCCTTCCTCACTTATGGCGGCATTAGTGTATTTGTTGTTGTGTTTGTTATGTATCCGTTTGCCAGTGCTCTGTACCGGGAGGCAAATATTCCGAAAAGATTTATACCTGCTGCTTTATGGTTAGGTACATTCACCTTCAGTATGGGAGCCTTTCCTGGTTCGCCCCAGATACAAAACATTATACCAACAGCATTTTTTGGCACTACTACCTGGGCGGCACCCTTGCTGGGCTTAAGTAGTGGGCTTGCTGTTTTTTTTCTGGGCTGGGCCTGGCTTATATACCGACAGCGTCAGGCTGTGGCGCTGAATGAGGGTTATGGGGAGCATACCGTAAATGAGCCGGAGGATAGAGCGGAAGGGCAATTATCAAACCACACACTTGCGTTTCTCCCACTTATCGTAGTTATCTTGGCTAACCTGTATCTTAGCAATCCCTTCCAATGGTCTTGGGCTTATCACTGGAACGAAGAAATTTTGTTATCTGTCAAAGTTTTGAAACTGTCACTTTTAAGTACAAGTGTAGACAAAGTACGCGCAATTTGGTCGTTGAATATAGCCTTGATTCTAGGTATTCTTTTTGCAATATACATTGGGCGGGAGCAGTTTCGTAGAACCGGTGGGATTGCAGCTTCATTAAATAGAGGTGTAAACAGCTCTTTAGTAGCAGTGCTTAATACTGCTTCAGGCTATGGCTATGGCAGTGTGGTAGCCAGTCTGGCTGGCTTTCAGGTAATAAAATCTTTCCTGATGGATATAAAGATTGGGGCAGGCCCCCTGGTTTCGGAAGTTATTACCGTCAATATTATGGCAGCTATTACCGGCTCGGCGTCAGGAGGATTAACAATCGCACTTGGTATGCTTGGGGCGGACTACTTAAACTGGGCGCATGCAACCAATGTCCCGGTCGATGTTCTGCACCGTTTTGCCGCTCTGGCTTCCAGCGGGCTGGACTCAATGCCT